In one window of Streptomyces griseus subsp. griseus DNA:
- a CDS encoding SCO4225 family membrane protein has translation MDKNPRSLPLTLRHYLVNPLALGYLGVVLAVCVWVTIDTVSASSSGDASFAGLWAVLATAPTSMLFLVAGPVGLIGIPIGAIVQATALGALHRSITERRAGATDVGVSKA, from the coding sequence ATGGACAAGAATCCTCGTTCGCTGCCTCTGACTCTCCGCCACTACCTGGTCAACCCGCTGGCTCTGGGGTATCTGGGCGTTGTCCTTGCGGTGTGCGTGTGGGTGACCATCGACACCGTCTCCGCGTCCTCCTCCGGAGACGCCAGCTTCGCCGGGTTGTGGGCGGTCCTGGCCACCGCACCGACCTCGATGCTGTTCCTCGTGGCCGGTCCCGTCGGACTGATAGGCATTCCCATCGGTGCCATCGTCCAGGCCACCGCGCTCGGAGCCCTGCACCGCTCCATCACCGAACGCCGGGCCGGCGCCACGGACGTCGGTGTGAGCAAGGCCTGA
- a CDS encoding PucR family transcriptional regulator produces MVKRRPHILISHSHRKGSRSAVGHRQPTAIARRGPQPSSSGGRSLQQLTALLRDLFATWDENEILRLAMDHVATAGPYIAEAGYLLDAGGDLVPSAGNRQDHALMVQPRVRDLAGQDGSVAVPGRHGGQALGLRGLDGLHGYLVVTSRSPPTGTERFLLATLVRHTAAALSVAFAQRRRREEAGELHDLREERAALQRQLVTVVGELAYRESVHGLTADVAASGGDDVAVTRALHALTGLPALVEDRFGRLRSWAGPQRPDPYPEPDPVRQTALLNKAAREAGPTRIEGRLIALVRAHGEILGMLALVDPLGEADEHAVLALEQAVMSLAPELAHLRNQAEVELRLHRELADDLLAGTDETSAYARSEAVGHDLRRSHYIVVVRWSDRDADDSFAQVVGRAASAVGMRSLLTRGVEHVVLLADERPHAGALYEAIAQDTGAPSGSIGVSARCDSPDDFPQHYQEAQRALEVLRHSRKQYGMTFFDQLGLYRILGPGNNLRELEAFVHEWLGKLIDYDAGNNSAMTETLARYFDCGGNYDETAASLSIHRSTLRYRLQRIREISGNDLANVEDRLNLPVATRVWKIVLGGSG; encoded by the coding sequence ATGGTGAAGCGTCGGCCGCACATCCTGATCAGCCACTCCCACAGGAAGGGCAGCCGGTCAGCCGTCGGCCACCGACAACCGACCGCAATCGCTCGGAGAGGGCCGCAGCCGTCTTCTTCCGGCGGCCGCTCCCTCCAGCAACTGACGGCGTTGCTCCGCGACCTCTTCGCGACCTGGGACGAAAACGAGATCCTGCGCCTGGCCATGGACCACGTCGCCACCGCCGGGCCATATATCGCCGAGGCTGGTTACCTGCTCGATGCCGGCGGCGACCTGGTCCCCAGCGCGGGGAACCGCCAGGATCACGCCCTCATGGTGCAGCCGAGAGTACGAGACCTGGCGGGGCAGGACGGCTCTGTGGCCGTACCCGGCAGGCATGGGGGTCAGGCCCTGGGGCTGCGCGGACTCGATGGCCTGCACGGATACCTCGTGGTGACGTCCCGCTCCCCGCCTACCGGAACCGAGCGGTTCCTGCTCGCCACGCTCGTCCGGCACACGGCTGCCGCGCTCTCGGTCGCCTTCGCACAGCGCCGCCGCCGGGAGGAGGCAGGGGAACTGCATGACCTGAGGGAGGAACGTGCGGCACTTCAACGGCAGCTGGTCACCGTCGTGGGGGAGCTGGCGTACCGGGAGTCTGTACATGGGCTCACGGCCGACGTCGCAGCCTCGGGCGGTGACGATGTGGCCGTCACCCGCGCCCTGCACGCGCTGACGGGACTTCCCGCCCTGGTCGAGGACCGCTTCGGCCGACTCAGGTCCTGGGCAGGCCCCCAGCGGCCCGACCCTTATCCGGAGCCGGATCCCGTACGCCAGACGGCACTGCTCAACAAGGCCGCCCGGGAGGCGGGGCCGACGCGGATCGAGGGCCGACTGATCGCTCTGGTGCGCGCGCACGGCGAGATCCTGGGCATGCTGGCTCTGGTCGACCCCCTGGGCGAGGCGGACGAGCACGCGGTGCTCGCGTTGGAACAGGCCGTCATGTCGCTCGCCCCGGAGCTGGCGCACCTGCGCAACCAGGCCGAAGTCGAACTGAGGCTGCACCGTGAGCTGGCCGACGACCTCCTGGCAGGAACGGATGAGACCAGCGCCTACGCCAGGTCCGAGGCCGTCGGTCACGATCTGCGCCGCAGCCACTACATCGTCGTGGTGCGGTGGTCGGACCGGGACGCGGACGACTCCTTCGCGCAGGTCGTGGGCAGGGCGGCCTCCGCCGTGGGCATGCGCTCGCTGCTGACCCGAGGGGTCGAGCACGTGGTCCTCCTCGCTGATGAGCGGCCGCACGCCGGAGCGCTGTACGAGGCAATCGCCCAGGACACGGGCGCGCCGTCCGGGAGCATCGGCGTGAGCGCGCGGTGCGACTCCCCCGACGACTTCCCTCAGCACTACCAGGAGGCGCAGCGCGCCCTGGAAGTGCTGCGCCACTCCCGCAAGCAATACGGGATGACGTTCTTCGACCAACTCGGTCTCTATCGCATCCTGGGACCCGGCAACAATCTCCGGGAACTGGAGGCGTTCGTCCACGAGTGGCTCGGGAAGCTCATCGATTACGACGCGGGAAACAACTCGGCCATGACGGAGACCCTGGCCCGGTACTTCGACTGCGGCGGCAACTACGACGAGACAGCCGCTTCTCTTTCCATCCACCGCAGCACATTGCGCTACCGGCTCCAGCGCATCCGCGAGATCAGCGGCAACGATCTCGCCAACGTCGAGGACCGGCTCAACCTTCCGGTGGCCACGCGAGTATGGAAGATCGTCCTGGGCGGATCCGGCTGA
- the dnaK gene encoding molecular chaperone DnaK, translating to MARAVGIDLGTTNSVIAAWEGGEPSVVPNTEGNRTTPSVVAFTDTGERIVGQMARRQAILNPKGTIYSAKRFIGRHFDEISDEAKAVAYDVVEGDGGAARFAVRDKLYAPEEISAQVLRKLAEDASKQLGERVTEAVITVPAYFNDAQRTATKDAGRIAGLEVLRIINEPTAAALAYGMDKKEHETVLVFDLGGGTFDVSILDVGDGVVEVRSTAGDSHLGGDDFDRRLVDHLADGFQKENGIDLRNDPQALQRLFEAAEKAKTELSSVTQTQVSLPFITADASGPKHLTESVMRSTFEQITSDLVERCLEPVKQAMADAKVGESDIDEVILVGGSTRIPAVQALVRRLTGGKDPNMSVNPDEVVALGAAIQAGVLKGEVKDVLLLDVTPLSLGVETRGGVMTKIIERNTTIPVRRTETFSTADDNQPAVDVVVLQGERERAADNRVLGRFQLTDIRPAPRGEPQIEVTFDIDANGILNVTARDGDTGKEQGITISESSNLDRGEVERMVQEAERNQGQDRELREAVDARNELDAVAYQVEKRLAELGDAAPAHERARAEMLISDARAAVKEEAGVERVRPLASELQQIHAGLAAQPGAAATGDPGQGASADAPPSGGSGDDDVIDAEFDKG from the coding sequence ATGGCCAGGGCAGTGGGTATAGATCTCGGCACCACCAACTCGGTGATCGCCGCGTGGGAGGGCGGTGAGCCGTCCGTGGTTCCCAATACCGAGGGCAATCGGACGACACCGTCGGTGGTCGCCTTCACCGACACGGGGGAGCGCATCGTGGGCCAGATGGCCCGGCGCCAGGCGATCCTCAACCCCAAAGGGACCATCTATTCGGCCAAGCGGTTCATAGGCCGGCACTTCGACGAGATCTCCGACGAGGCGAAGGCGGTGGCGTACGACGTCGTCGAGGGCGACGGCGGGGCGGCCCGCTTCGCGGTGCGTGACAAGCTGTACGCGCCGGAGGAGATCAGCGCACAGGTGCTGCGCAAACTCGCCGAAGATGCCTCCAAGCAGCTGGGCGAGCGTGTCACGGAGGCGGTCATCACGGTGCCCGCCTACTTCAACGACGCCCAGCGCACCGCCACCAAGGATGCCGGCCGGATCGCGGGGCTGGAGGTGCTGCGGATCATCAACGAGCCGACGGCGGCCGCTCTCGCGTACGGCATGGACAAGAAGGAGCACGAGACCGTCCTCGTCTTCGACCTGGGCGGCGGAACTTTCGACGTGAGCATCCTCGACGTCGGCGACGGCGTGGTGGAGGTGCGTTCCACCGCCGGGGACAGCCACCTGGGCGGCGACGACTTCGACCGGCGCCTGGTGGACCATCTCGCGGACGGCTTCCAGAAGGAGAACGGCATCGACCTGCGGAACGACCCGCAGGCACTGCAACGGCTGTTCGAGGCGGCGGAGAAGGCCAAGACCGAACTCAGCTCTGTCACCCAGACGCAGGTCAGCCTGCCGTTCATCACCGCCGACGCGTCGGGCCCCAAACACCTCACCGAATCCGTCATGCGCTCCACTTTCGAACAGATCACCAGCGATCTGGTGGAGCGGTGCCTGGAGCCGGTCAAGCAGGCCATGGCCGACGCCAAGGTCGGCGAGAGCGACATCGACGAGGTCATCCTCGTGGGCGGCTCCACCCGGATACCCGCCGTGCAGGCCCTGGTCCGGCGGCTGACCGGCGGCAAGGACCCCAACATGAGCGTCAACCCCGACGAGGTCGTGGCCCTGGGCGCCGCGATTCAGGCCGGAGTGCTCAAGGGTGAGGTCAAGGACGTCCTGCTGCTCGACGTCACGCCCCTGTCCCTGGGCGTCGAAACGCGCGGCGGAGTCATGACGAAGATCATCGAGCGGAACACCACCATCCCGGTACGGCGTACCGAGACGTTCTCCACCGCCGACGACAACCAGCCGGCCGTTGATGTGGTGGTCCTCCAGGGTGAGCGCGAGCGTGCTGCCGACAACCGCGTGCTCGGCCGGTTCCAGCTCACCGACATCCGGCCGGCGCCGCGAGGTGAACCGCAGATCGAGGTCACCTTCGACATCGACGCCAACGGCATCCTCAATGTCACGGCGCGCGACGGGGACACCGGCAAGGAACAAGGCATCACCATCAGCGAAAGCTCCAACCTGGACCGTGGCGAGGTCGAGCGCATGGTGCAGGAGGCCGAGCGGAACCAGGGCCAGGACCGGGAGCTCCGCGAAGCCGTCGACGCCCGCAACGAGCTCGACGCTGTCGCGTACCAGGTCGAGAAGCGCTTGGCCGAACTCGGTGACGCGGCCCCCGCGCACGAAAGGGCCCGGGCCGAGATGCTCATCTCCGATGCCCGGGCGGCGGTCAAGGAAGAGGCCGGCGTGGAGCGCGTGCGGCCACTGGCCTCCGAACTCCAGCAGATCCACGCCGGACTGGCTGCCCAGCCGGGTGCCGCCGCTACGGGCGACCCGGGTCAGGGCGCTTCCGCCGATGCTCCCCCGAGCGGTGGCAGCGGCGACGATGACGTCATCGACGCCGAGTTCGACAAGGGTTGA
- a CDS encoding nucleotide exchange factor GrpE, with product MTRLPEEPDRAASVGPAPKDAVSPPGEEPHHPGPALRPQATADEARADAVGPASAADEHAAAVRELEDRWRRALADLDNLRKRHARELERERMVERSRTAAAFLPVLDNLELALSHADADSGAVVEGVRAVRDQAVGVLEQLGYPRHAETGVAFDPAHHEVVSVVDDPDIEPGTVVQVLRPGYGDGDRQLRPASVTVAKRE from the coding sequence ATGACCCGCCTTCCCGAAGAACCTGACCGGGCAGCGTCGGTCGGACCGGCTCCGAAGGACGCCGTAAGCCCTCCTGGCGAGGAGCCGCATCACCCCGGCCCGGCTCTCCGGCCGCAAGCGACGGCGGACGAAGCGCGAGCCGACGCGGTCGGCCCCGCATCCGCGGCGGACGAGCACGCAGCCGCGGTGCGGGAGCTGGAGGACCGGTGGCGGCGCGCCCTCGCCGATCTCGACAACCTGCGCAAGCGTCATGCGAGGGAGTTGGAGCGGGAGCGGATGGTCGAGCGTTCGCGTACGGCCGCCGCCTTCCTGCCCGTCCTGGACAACCTCGAACTCGCCCTCTCCCACGCCGACGCCGACTCAGGTGCGGTCGTGGAGGGCGTCCGGGCAGTCCGCGACCAAGCGGTGGGCGTCCTAGAACAGCTCGGCTACCCGCGGCACGCGGAGACCGGAGTGGCCTTCGACCCGGCCCACCACGAGGTGGTCAGTGTGGTCGATGACCCCGACATCGAGCCGGGCACCGTCGTGCAGGTGCTGCGCCCGGGCTACGGCGACGGCGATCGGCAGCTCAGGCCCGCCTCCGTGACCGTCGCGAAGCGGGAGTGA
- a CDS encoding DnaJ C-terminal domain-containing protein — protein MARDFYEVLGVSRTASQDEIQQAYRKLARRHHPDVNKDPSAEERFKDLNEAYSVLSDPKTRARYDRFGEDFRKIPEDYDERVAAGAGGGFRTRRTTGAGGPRARYTTGFGEDFSAEDVNIEDLLGSLFGAGAGADSAGVPGADQEAELLLTVEEAYKGGRRTVALAGPSGEPRRYEVDVPPGVTDGQRIRLAGEGGRGSGAAPAGDLHLRVRIRSHPQFRLDGRDVHVHVPVSPWEAALGATVPVPTPGGGTAKVTVPAGSSSGRRLRLRGEGMPNPRGASGDLYAELRVMVPPTLGDRERELFEELAATSSFDPRRTR, from the coding sequence ATGGCACGGGACTTCTACGAAGTGCTGGGAGTGTCGCGGACCGCGAGCCAGGACGAAATCCAGCAGGCCTACCGCAAGCTCGCCCGCCGACACCATCCCGACGTCAACAAGGACCCGTCGGCCGAGGAACGCTTCAAGGACCTCAACGAGGCGTACAGCGTTCTGTCCGATCCGAAGACCCGGGCACGCTACGACCGCTTCGGCGAGGACTTCCGCAAGATCCCCGAAGACTACGACGAACGGGTCGCGGCCGGCGCGGGCGGCGGATTCCGTACCCGGCGGACCACAGGCGCAGGCGGCCCCCGCGCCCGGTACACCACCGGCTTCGGCGAGGACTTCTCGGCCGAGGATGTGAACATCGAGGACCTGCTGGGCTCCCTCTTCGGTGCAGGTGCAGGTGCCGACTCCGCGGGCGTCCCGGGCGCCGACCAGGAGGCCGAACTGCTACTCACCGTCGAAGAGGCGTACAAGGGTGGCCGCCGTACCGTCGCACTCGCCGGGCCCTCCGGTGAGCCGCGGCGCTACGAGGTCGACGTCCCGCCGGGCGTCACCGACGGGCAGCGCATCCGGCTGGCGGGGGAAGGCGGGCGGGGCAGTGGTGCCGCACCCGCGGGCGACCTGCACCTTCGGGTGCGCATCCGGTCCCATCCCCAGTTCCGGCTGGACGGCCGCGATGTGCATGTGCACGTCCCGGTCTCCCCGTGGGAGGCGGCCCTGGGCGCGACCGTGCCGGTGCCCACCCCCGGCGGTGGTACGGCCAAGGTCACCGTGCCCGCCGGCTCGTCCAGCGGCCGTCGGCTGCGATTGCGCGGCGAGGGCATGCCGAACCCACGTGGTGCGAGCGGCGACCTGTACGCCGAACTCCGCGTCATGGTGCCGCCCACTCTGGGTGACCGGGAGCGTGAACTGTTCGAGGAGCTGGCCGCGACCTCCTCGTTCGACCCCAGGAGGACGCGATGA
- a CDS encoding chaperone modulator CbpM, whose translation MTDRPTGAAGTARSGPGDRPDQPVAHAATAPTTVRYALVPVPCLSLEAVARRSRLHPDLVRRFVALGLVDAERDAVGRLVFDRDAPAVLARVQRLRSGLCLNYASIGLVLDLLDRISLLETALRGRGTRSDTPPWT comes from the coding sequence ATGACCGACCGACCCACGGGAGCGGCGGGCACCGCCCGGTCCGGTCCCGGCGACCGCCCGGATCAGCCCGTCGCCCACGCCGCCACGGCTCCGACGACTGTCCGCTATGCGCTCGTTCCCGTCCCATGCCTTTCGCTGGAGGCCGTCGCCCGCCGATCGCGTCTCCATCCGGATCTGGTCCGCCGGTTCGTCGCCCTCGGGCTTGTCGACGCCGAACGCGATGCGGTCGGCCGCCTGGTTTTCGACCGCGACGCCCCGGCGGTACTTGCCCGCGTCCAGCGGCTGCGCTCCGGACTCTGCCTCAATTACGCATCCATCGGACTGGTGCTCGACCTGCTCGACCGCATCAGCCTGCTCGAAACCGCCCTGCGCGGCCGCGGCACGAGGAGTGATACACCCCCATGGACATGA